Genomic DNA from Aquisalimonas asiatica:
TGTCTCGACCACGTCTTCCAGCAGCGCCGCGCATCCTGCCTGGTCAATCCCCGGGCGTGCCACGAGACGGAACTGAATTACCTGCCCACGCGGGAGCCGAAGCGGGTCGCCGTGGTCGGCGCCGGCCCGGCGGGGCTGTCCTGTGCCACGGTGCTGGCGGAACGCGGGCACGAGGTGAGCCTGTTCGACGCGGCCGACCGCATTGGCGGCCAGTTCAACATGGCCAAGCGGGTCCCGGGCAAGGAGGAGTTCCACGAGACGCTGCGCTACTTCGAAAACCGGATCACGCTCACGGGGGTTCACCTGCAGCTGGGCCGGCGCATCACCTGCGACCACCTGGTGCGCGATGACTTCGACGCGGTGGTCCTGGCGACCGGGGTGACGCCGCGCATGCCGGACATTCCCGGCCTGAACCACCCCAAGGTCATGAGTTACGTGGATGTGCTTCTGCACGGCCGCGAGGTCGGTGACCGGGTGGCGGTCATGGGTGCAGGCGGCATCGGCTTCGACGTCAGCGAATACCTCAGTCACGGGGAGAGCCGCCCGAGCGAGCGCGTCACGGATTTTTTCCGGGAGTGGGGCGTCGATGGCAGCTTCCGCGCCCGCGGCGGCATCGAAGGCGTGGAGGCGGCGCCGGAGCCGTCGGCCCGGGCCATTTACCTGCTTCAGCGCAAGGACGAGAAGCTTGGCAAACGACTGGGCAAGACTACGGGCTGGATCCACCGCACCAGTCTGCGAAACAAGGGTGTGGAGATGCTCGGCGGGGTCGCGTACGAACGCATCGACGACGACGGGCTGCACATCCGGATTGGGGACGAGTCCCGCGTGCTGGACGTGGACACGGTGGTCGTCTGTACCGGCCAGGAACCGCAGCGGAGCCTCCACCGTCCCCTGGAGAACAGTGGCCTGGAGGTGCACCTGATCGGCGGCAGCAACGTGGCGGCGGAGCTGGATGCGAAGCGCGCCATCGACGAAGGCGCGCGCCTCGCCGCACGCCTGTAGTCTCCCGTCCGGGACGCCCCCGGAATGGCCGGGGCTCCGGCATCGTGGGAGCACGGCCCGGCAGTTCCGGGGGTTATACCCGGAACTGCCCCACGAGTTTCTGCAGTCGGTCGCTGAGGGCGGTCAGCTCGCGGGCGGCCTCTTCCGTCTGGTTGGCATCCCCCGCGGTGTGGTCCACCACTTCGCGGATGGTGGTGATGTTGCGGTTGATGTCCTCCGCCGTGGCGGTCTGCTCCTCCGCGGCGCTGGCGATCTGCGCATTCATCTCGTTCATGGTGGCGACGCCACTGGTGATTGATTCCAGGGCTTCGCCCGTCTCGTTGGCCTTGTGTTCGGTATCACGGGCGCTGTCGCGGCTGCGTTCCATGACCGAGACGGCATCCTGGGTGCCGGTCTGCAGCTCCTCGATGATGCGCTGAATCTCCACGGTGGACTCCTGGGTGCGCTGGGCGAGGGTGCGGACCTCGTCGGCCACCACCGCAAAACCGCGCCCCTGGTCACCGGCCCGGGCAGCCTCGATGGCAGCGTTCAGTGCCAGCAGGTTGGTCTGTTCGGCGATGCCGCGGATGACATCGAGTACCGTGCCGATATTCTCGCTCTTGGCGCGAAGCTCGTTCATGGCCTCGGCGCTGCGCTCCACTTCCGTGGCCAGGGTCTTGATCGCCGTGCCCGTGTCCGTCACGACGCTCTGGCCGCGTTTGGCCGCCTGATCGGACTCCTGGGCGGACTCCGCGGCCTGGCTGGCGTTGCGGGCAATCTCCTGCGCGGTGGCGGTCATTTCGTTCATGGCGGTGACCACCTGGTCCGTCTCCTCCTTCTGCTTGTTGGCGCCTTCCGTGGTGCGACGGGTGATCGAGTCCAGGGTGCCGGCCGCCTCGCCGAGCTGACGGCTGTCGCTGGTGATCTGCTGCACCAGCGCCTGCAGTGTTTCCATCAACTGGTTGAAATTCCGGCCCAGTTCCCCGACTTCGTCCCGGGTCTTCACGTCCACGCGGCGGGTGAGGTCGCCGTTGCCGTTGGTCATCTCGTGGACCATGTCGCTGATGGTCCTGTTGGTGGCCATGAGCGGCCGCAGGATGCCCCGGCTGATCAGCCACGCCGCGCCGATGCCGGCGAGGATGGCCACGGCGGTGAGAATGGCGACCAGGCGCGTGGCCTGCGCCGAGTCGGCGGTGGTCTGGTCGGCAATGGTGCGCAGGTCGTCGAACAGCGTCGTCTGCACGGCGTTGGCGTCCTCGACCAGCTGCGGGCCGTTGACCTCCATGTTGCTCTCCATGGCGGCCTGGCGCTCATTGGCGCCATCGACGATGGTTCGGAACGCATCCTGGTAGTTCTGCATGTGCGCCAGCGCCGTCTCGGTCATTTCCTCCTCGCGGGCGTCAATGATCTCGGCGAGCAGTTGTTCAATGGCGGCTTCCGACTCGGCGATCGCCTCCAGGGCGGGGGTTTCCAGTTCGGGGCTGGGACGGAACAGGTACTGCTGCGCCGCGAGCCGGGCCTGCATGACCGCACGCAGGGCCTGGGCCGCGTTGTTGGCGGTGAAGGCATCGCCGGCCTCGTAGGCCGTGTCCAGGATCTCCGCGATCTGCTCCTCGGCGCCGGGCCCATGGTCGTTCAGTTCGTTCTCGACGAGACGCTGCATCTCGCGCATGTTCGCGACCACATCCTGCCGGAACCCCTCGGTGTAGGCCGTTCCACGTTCGTCGATGTGGTCGAGCATCTCCCGCGCTTCACCCGGGGGCAATGTCGCCTGAGCCTCTTCCAGAGCCTGCCGGAACTCGTCGTAGCGTTCCTCGAATTCGGCGATGGCGTCCCCGTCCTGGTAGAACAGGAAGTCGTTGGCGGCCAGGCGCTGCTGGAAGGCGCTGCGCATCAGGGCGGTGGCGGAACCGGTTCCCGGAGCCAGGTCGTCCGCGATATGGCCGACCTGGCGGTCGAGGGTGGTGAACTGACCCACCGACACGATGCCGATGATGATCAACATGGCACCGATCAATGCTGGTGCAGCCAGACTTTTGGCCATCAACCCGAGGGAGTTGATGCGGCCGAATTGTTTCACCATGAGCCGTTATCCTGTTATGTATTATCGATTTGCAACTCCTCCTTATGAATAACGGCGGTATCCGGAGAAAC
This window encodes:
- a CDS encoding methyl-accepting chemotaxis protein, whose translation is MVKQFGRINSLGLMAKSLAAPALIGAMLIIIGIVSVGQFTTLDRQVGHIADDLAPGTGSATALMRSAFQQRLAANDFLFYQDGDAIAEFEERYDEFRQALEEAQATLPPGEAREMLDHIDERGTAYTEGFRQDVVANMREMQRLVENELNDHGPGAEEQIAEILDTAYEAGDAFTANNAAQALRAVMQARLAAQQYLFRPSPELETPALEAIAESEAAIEQLLAEIIDAREEEMTETALAHMQNYQDAFRTIVDGANERQAAMESNMEVNGPQLVEDANAVQTTLFDDLRTIADQTTADSAQATRLVAILTAVAILAGIGAAWLISRGILRPLMATNRTISDMVHEMTNGNGDLTRRVDVKTRDEVGELGRNFNQLMETLQALVQQITSDSRQLGEAAGTLDSITRRTTEGANKQKEETDQVVTAMNEMTATAQEIARNASQAAESAQESDQAAKRGQSVVTDTGTAIKTLATEVERSAEAMNELRAKSENIGTVLDVIRGIAEQTNLLALNAAIEAARAGDQGRGFAVVADEVRTLAQRTQESTVEIQRIIEELQTGTQDAVSVMERSRDSARDTEHKANETGEALESITSGVATMNEMNAQIASAAEEQTATAEDINRNITTIREVVDHTAGDANQTEEAARELTALSDRLQKLVGQFRV